A single Candidatus Hydrogenedentota bacterium DNA region contains:
- a CDS encoding sugar phosphate isomerase/epimerase, which produces MALRFSISLDTFSGSADRFCPQGYRDPLRIQERISLISKIKGVKAIEVTQSHITPEFPVKELKRLLKDYQLVCSGVAADLSNDRRFAQGAFGHQHPKTRNAAIDEGRKAVELARQVGATEVTLRLYSDGFDYPFHVDYVTQWNTVISSIKTIAKFASPDINVAIAYKPREPRKFGTISNVGKALSLCQEIAMKNVGVAMDFSHAMMAGETPAESIAFLTRSNKLFQVYFSDNYRVWDDFMIPGTVHMWEMLEALFYLKVSKFKGFCSIDFAPQCVDPTQACQIAIGNLSIFWKKLEKLDPTELRKAQKTLDAVESQKIIRRVMWQS; this is translated from the coding sequence ATGGCCTTGCGGTTTTCCATCTCTTTGGACACGTTTTCCGGTAGCGCGGACCGGTTTTGCCCTCAGGGCTACCGAGACCCGCTGCGGATCCAGGAGCGAATCTCGCTAATCTCGAAAATCAAGGGGGTCAAAGCGATTGAAGTAACGCAAAGCCACATCACCCCCGAGTTCCCGGTGAAGGAACTCAAACGTTTACTGAAGGACTACCAGTTGGTGTGTTCCGGAGTGGCGGCTGACCTTAGCAATGATCGCCGCTTCGCGCAGGGTGCTTTTGGGCACCAGCATCCCAAGACGCGCAATGCGGCCATCGACGAAGGGCGTAAGGCGGTCGAACTGGCGCGGCAGGTGGGCGCGACGGAAGTTACGTTACGTCTCTACAGCGACGGGTTCGACTATCCGTTCCACGTCGACTACGTGACGCAGTGGAACACAGTGATTTCCTCGATTAAGACGATTGCGAAGTTTGCTTCGCCGGATATCAACGTGGCAATAGCCTACAAACCTCGTGAACCCCGTAAATTTGGAACCATCTCGAACGTCGGTAAAGCGCTTTCCCTGTGCCAGGAAATCGCCATGAAGAACGTGGGCGTCGCCATGGATTTCTCGCACGCGATGATGGCCGGCGAGACGCCCGCCGAGTCGATTGCGTTCCTGACGCGCTCGAACAAGCTGTTTCAGGTCTATTTTAGCGACAACTACCGCGTTTGGGATGACTTCATGATTCCCGGAACCGTTCACATGTGGGAGATGCTGGAAGCCCTGTTCTATCTGAAGGTCAGCAAGTTCAAGGGATTCTGCTCGATCGACTTCGCCCCGCAGTGCGTGGATCCGACACAAGCATGCCAAATCGCTATTGGCAACCTGTCGATATTCTGGAAGAAGCTCGAAAAGCTGGATCCCACCGAGCTTCGCAAGGCACAGAAGAC